The Candidatus Nitrospira nitrificans genome segment GTGAGCCGCGGCACCATCGTCGATGCGACCATCATCAGTGCGCCCAGTTCGACGAAGAACCGGACAAAGGAGCGGGATCCCGAGATGCATCAGACCAAGAAGGGCAATCAGTGGTATTTCGGTATGAAGGCCCATATCGGCGTGGACAGCCAGACGAAACTGATTCATTCGGTCGCGGCGACCGCTGCCAATGTGCATGACAGTCAGATGTTACCGGAGTTGCTGCATGGCCAGGAGACTCGGGTGTGGGGCGATGCCGCCTACAGTGGGCAACGCGAGGTGATCCGGCAGCATGCGCCTAAGGCCAAGAGTTTCATCCAGGCGAAAGCATACCGCTATCGACCGCTGAGTGAGGAGGAGCGGGCCAGGAACCGGACGAAATCGAAAGTGCGGGCCAAAGTGGAGCATACGTTCTTGGTGATCAAGCGCATCTTCGGCTGGGCCAAAGTCCGCTATCGCGGGTTGGCGAAGAATACCCATTGGCTGCATATCAGCTGCGGGTTGGCGAATCTGTACGTAGCGCGACGGCGGCTCATGGCGGGGACGTAGAAGACGTGTGTCCGGAGGCGGACAGCGGGCCATCGGACGGTGGGTGCGCCCGATAAAAAGGCTTCCGAGCCAGCGGATGCCCACCGAATTCACCCTGGTGATCACCCCAGAAACAGATTGCCGAGTGGAAACGTGAATTAATCAGATCTTCCC includes the following:
- a CDS encoding IS5 family transposase is translated as MQQSTFAEVTFEQYRKPTRREQFLDEMNRVVPWAELVAVIEPVYPKADGPGRPPVGIERMLRLHCLQQWFNLSDPAVEEALYDSRAMRQFVGIDLGREPVPDETTICKFRHLLEAHQLGEQLFAQIGAYLTKQGLQVSRGTIVDATIISAPSSTKNRTKERDPEMHQTKKGNQWYFGMKAHIGVDSQTKLIHSVAATAANVHDSQMLPELLHGQETRVWGDAAYSGQREVIRQHAPKAKSFIQAKAYRYRPLSEEERARNRTKSKVRAKVEHTFLVIKRIFGWAKVRYRGLAKNTHWLHISCGLANLYVARRRLMAGT